The nucleotide sequence GGGGACAACCAGTTTTTCCAGCTTGGGGGTCAGGAGTGCCTTCTCTGGTATGTCAGAAACTTAATGCTAACTTCAGCATTCCTGTGGGATTCCCTAACATTCTAAAAGATCCCTTTATAGGAGAGCTTTGTCACCAGGTGACTTGGAGGTATTGCTTGAGCAAACCTGTGACTTGAGAGAACTATTGAAGATCCTAGAGGGTTTGGGGCTTACAGTTTTGAGGGAAGCAGACATAGGGGTCACCCCCCTACCTACTGAGAAGGTAGAGCCAAAATCCAGAGCAGGAGGGCGCACACGGGTTGGTCCCCACATCATCCCAGTTTCTCTTTCACCCTCCAGGATGCCAAGGGCATGGTGGACTTCCGAGATGTGGCCCTTGCATTGGCAGCTCTGGATGGGGGCAGGAGCCTGGAGGAGCTGACTCGCCTGGCCTTTGAGGTATCGGGGTTGGGGAGACATGATGCCTGTGCCCACCCCTCGCCCCCGGAGGCCTGTGTATGTGGTATTCTCAATAGCTTCTAGACAGTGCTTGGTGTCCACCCCACTGCCATACTGTCTGAACTGCAGAGCCCCAGTGTCTCTATGTTGAGGCCAAGGTGGGACCAAGAAGAGAGCAGCAGCTAAGAAGTTCACAATTCTGCAGAAAGGaacctgggggcagggagggtttGTGCTCCACACCCTTGGAAGAGGAGGAGCCTGTGTGATGCAAACCTGCAGGAGAGAGTGGGGCCATGGCACGAGGAGAGGGCTTGACTTGTGTCCCTTTCTCTCCCAGCTGTTTGCTGAGGAGCAAGCAGAGGGGCCCGGCCGCCTGCTGTACAAAGATGGCTTCAGCACCATTCTGCACCTGCTGCTGGGGTCACCCCGCCCTGCTGCCGTGACTTTGCATGCTGAGCTGTGCCAGGCGGGATCCCACCAAGGCCTATCCCTCTGTAAGTCACTGCCTTCTCAGCCCCACACATGGACACTTTGGGCCCGATAAGCACTGGTTTGGGAGGGAACAGGGCTGGCGGCCAGTACCAGGGATGAGAACATCTGAGAGGCAGACAGGCCGGTAGGAACCCAGCAGGAAGGCAGAGAGGACATAAACTTGGATTTGAGAAGTCAAGCAGAGATGAGAGGGACAGGACATAGCAATTCTGAGAAAAGGGCAGGCGCgccctcttcctctccttggATCATTTTACTTCTCCCCATCTCACTCTTAATCCATCCAGGTCAGTTCCAGGACTTTTCCCTCCATGACCCATTCCACGGGAAGCTCTTCAGCACCTACCTGCGCCCCTCCCAGATACCAAAGGCCTCATCCCCAGGCAGCCCCACTGCTCGGGCCAACGGGACTGTGCAGGCGCCCAAGCAGAAGGGCGACTGAGCGCCTCAGCCTCCCCAGCTCGCATCCGGCCCACAGACTCAGGGCGCCCAGGGGTGCACCCTGTGCCTCAAGCCCATCTCTGCTCCTGCttgattttttgttattgttgtttgttattttaagttgattttcattttttgttttgtttgtttttttttttgtaagaaactattttatatataaatataaatctatatctatatctatttaaaaaaatgaaatgcagTCACACTAATGGTATGATTAGCTGGGAAGAAAAGGGATTAATAGTTAGAGGCCACCCATTGGAAGATCCCGATGGTTCCAAAGTCAGTCCTCTTGGCCATAGCTGGATGaatcctccttccttccagtGGGACAGGGGTCTTTTCCTGCACAGAAATCAAGCAAATCTCATATCTTCCCCTCTTGTTGTCATACCTTATAGAGGCATTTTAACAGGCTTCCTCATGAACCTCTTCCCAGCCTATTCCCTCGCGTTCTGTCctcattaaagattaaaaaataggtAACTACCATTCCATTTTTAATAATCCTACTGAGATTGATTCCCCCTCCCCTGGTGGGAGTAGAGAGCTTTGTTGTAGGAACCAGGCCTTCCTCCAACTCAGACCAACCACACGGGGGGTGGTTTTGCAGTGGGATGAGTTGAGGACATTTaagtcccttcttttttttttttttttgtgtgtgtgtgtgtggaagatcagccctgagctaacatccgtgctaatcctcctctttttgctgagaaagaccggctctgagctaacatctattgccaatcttcctccttttttttcccccccgcaaagccccagtagatagttttatgttatagttgcacatccttctagttgctgcatgtgggacgcggccccagcatggctggagaagcggtgcctcggtgcgtgcccggatgcgaatccggccgccagcagtggagcgcgagcactcaaccgctaagccactgggccggcccctaagcccCTTCTGTCCAGCCtcttcaaaaaagaagaaaacaagctgccgcctccccccgcccccccccccccgccgcaaCGAAAGATGCTGTGTCTAGGCACAATTGTGGAAAAttaattagatttaaaaattaagatgctTATCTCAGAGATctgataggttaaaaaaaaacatcTTTCCATCTATAGACTTTTaaagggagacagacaatgatAGGATGTCCAGAGAAGCCCTTGTAACACAAGGTCCAGGCTTTTGATGAGGGGAGGAAGAAAGTGATCCCTGGGGACTTCCTATCAGGGACCCTAGATAAGACTGGAGGCTGGCAAGGTTTCTGGACCCATAGAATCTGGGACCAACCCCACCTCCTTTACAGCATCTGACCCCATCTGGCAGCAGAGGTGAGTACAAAAGGGCACATTGAGAGCATTTTCCAACAAAAGAAATCTGTATTCATTTCTTTCTCCATACAACTCCTTCCAAAGGTACTTCCCCCTCACCTCCCACCAAGGGGACCTCCCTCCCCATGCTTGCCACTTTGGCAGAACAGCAAAACAACATAAGACTGAGAACAAGTCTATTGGTGTACAGCTGGGGTGAAATCTACTTGGGGGCCCCAACTTCAGGGATCGGGAGGTGGGATAGGATGGCCCCATATTTCCTACTGGCTACGACGACGTTTCTTCCTTCTACCAGTGACGAAACCGTCACGCCTTCTTTTACGAGGCTGTGAGGGTCGAACCACTCCTAGAGCCAGGGGTTTCTCCCCAGATACCCCGAGTTCAGCTCCCAGGTAGGGTCTCTTTTCAGCAGGGGCTGGACCTCCAACTAGAGCTCGCTTCCCAGACTTGGCAACAGGATACCGAGGTTGGCCAAGGCCTCTTGCCTCAGCAGAGAGGGAGTGGGATGCTCTCTGGACCCCCCGACCTGTGGAGGGCAGACCTGAGGGGGGACGAGGACTGAGGGGAAGCCCCCTTGATGAGAGGCTAAGTTTGGAGGCCAAGAGGTAGGCAAAGTTGGAGAgttcctcatcttcctcctcttcctcctcctcttcctttcctttggCCCCATCTGCTGACCTGCATGTTTCATTAACAGGAGAGGCTTCTCTGAGAGTTAAGGCATCCCTGGTTCCCCATCTAGGGGAAGTGCTTCCAAGGCCCTGGTGAGGAGATGTTGATTTGGGGGTCCCATGTGCGTAAGACTCTTGATTCCCTGGTGAAGGGGCAAAGTCTTTATGCTTGGCTAAATCAGTATCCTCTCTGCCCTCTCCTTGGGGATCATAAGAATTAAAATTTGGTGGGCAGGTATCCTCACTGACTCCTAGCTGGGGCCCACAGGCATCTGTAACATCTAGTATGTTGACATTTTCTGTAGTTTCCAACAGAGGAGAGATGGAATTGCCTCTGCTCCCTGCCTCTTGACTGGCCTCAGAGAAAGAGGAGGCATCCTGGGTAAGGATATTGTCTTGACATGCAGGCAGGAGGGTTTCTTGGGAAGCCCCTAGCGTGGAGGCACCAATTCTGGTTTCCAGCAATGGGGGGCAACCTTCTGCTCGCAGATTACTGGGATCCTGTACAGCCTCAGGGCTCTGCTGTCTATTTTCTATAGGATTCAAGGCCGGGCTATTGGCCCTCAGAGGTTCTGGCAAGTTGCAGTGGTTTCTCTTTTCTAGGGCAGTTGTGGCGTCTGTGCCTGCACAGGGAATTTCACTGCTTCCCACATCCCCAAGTGCTGTGGTTTCTCCAGGACCCAGAGAAATCTTGTTTCtggagcccagggcctgagagccTCCCTGGTGCTCAGTTCTGCATTCCCCAGTTCCACATTCCCCATTGTGGAAGTTCTCTATGACCTCCTCGATTTGTAAGGGCAACGCCAAGACTACAGCATCCATCTCACTGCTCAGCCAAAGTCCTGGACTGAGAGAGGCCCCATCCCTGTCAGTGTCCCTGTCCCTGTCCCCAGTTGCTCTACAGGAAGGGCTCTGCTCATAAGTCTGAACCAGGGGAGGACCTGTGTCATCGTCCCACATGGCTCCTGAAGAGCCTTCCTGAGGCACTGCCAACAGCTCCTTCCCTTGAGGAAGCGCTGCAAGACTCCCCGTCTGTTGTCCTGTCTGCAAACCCACAACCTTTTTTTCTAACCCCTGTCCCTGCAGAGGAGCCAGCTGTGCAAGGCCAGCATCCGAACTGGGAACGATCTCGAGCTGGGGGCCATCCTGCCAGCAAATGGGCAGAGACTTGGAAGTCCTGTCAGCCACCAGGGAGTGCCCAGGGGACCCAGCACCTCCCAAGTGGTCATCCTGATATGGGGATATCTGGTTTGTAACCTTCCCAGACCCTCTTCTCTCTGTAGCTAAGGGTCCTCGAGTTCCCTGTGGAGCTGCAAGTTCTAGCTGCAGGTCCCAGCTGCTGGAGGGTGGCAAAGTGTTCCCATCCCTATGCATCCCCCTCGGGCCATCTAGGGCCCAGTCCTGCCCACCATGCACTTCTCTTGCCCGCTTTCCTGGAGAAGCAGCCTTTCCAAGGCGAATGGTGCCTCCAGCTACCCGAGGCCCAGGTGAGGGCCGAAGCCGCCCACTCCCATCTTCGTCTTCATCAGAAACAGAAAAACTTGAGTCTGATTGAGCTCCATTGCAACTTGGAGGTGCCTCCGCATCCTCCTCTTCCAAGGCCAGGAGTCGCTTCTGGACCAGCTGGAAAGAGAATGGACAAATACTGATCTATACGTGGTTGTGAGAAGGGGTGGCTGAGTGGGTAGTGGGGAGATGGTACTTGGGCAGGGCAGAGAATGCAAGCAAGTGGCATAAGTGACTGTATCAAAGACAGATACCGTAGCTCTTCTCTTCCCTGCTTTCTTGGGCCTTATTCATGCTTTGAGCCCATACACTTCCCTTTTCCTGCATTTCTACTGTTCTGCATTACCTACTTGTTCTGCACCTGAAGCCCAATCCTGAAGCTGTTCGTCTCCAGAAGTCATACCATCCAAGACAGTGTAGGGTTAGAAAAAGTCCTGCAAGCTTCCTGTTCCCTACCTTCCAGGTTTACCTGGGCAAGATTGAGTCCTTCTTCTTGCTCCAGCTCCTCAATTAAGGCCAAGGGATCCCTTTGCTGTTCTGGGGACAGCAGATCTGCCAGAAATTGAGGGTGAATGACAGCCTCCAcctggggaagagaaggaaaagtgaTGTGAGTCTTTGACAGGAGGTAACCTGTGAGCCAAGAGGCTCTAGAGAAGCAGCCATGAGCCCCCCTGCCCCACTCACCTCCCCCAGGGTGGTTATAAACAGTGACCACCACCAGCTATCCACATtcacatgtgtgcatgcatgcacacacatttcTCAGTACAGAAGAGAGCCTGGTTCCTAACTGCCCCAGGCAGAACCCTAGATCTTTGGTTCCCTGGAGTTCCCACCCCAGGATCTGCTAGAAACCAGACCTCCAGGCCCAGCCCACCTTGGAGACAAAGACCTCCTGAGAACACAGCTCATCCATGTAGCTCAGGAGCCCGGGATCTGGATacatcccttcctcctcctgctgtTCTTCCTCTTCCTGTTTCCCATCTGACTCCTCAGTGGCCAAGTGGCTCCCCACCAGCCCTTCCATGATGTCAGCATACTCTTTCACAGCTTCTGGTGGGATCTCCTTGGGTGCCTCGGGAACTAGAGGCCTCTGGGTTTTGCGCTGTCGCCGGCGAGGGGCCCGTGCCTTGGAGGCCGCCTTCTTGGGAATGTACACtaaggaaagagatggaaaggaAAAATGAGAAGTGGCACAGAGACTATGACTTCTGCCTCCCAACcctatgttttttatttattctttttttgtgtgaggaagatcggccctgagctaacatctgccaatcctcctctttttgctgaggaagactggccctgggctaacatccatgcccatcttcctacactttatatgggtccctgccacagcatggcctgacaagcggtgcgcacAGGGAtcggaaccccaggccgctgcagcagagcgcgcacacttaaccgcttgcaccaccgggccggccccccaacccTATGTTTTTAAGGACAGCAATCTGGGTACATTGAAATGGTTCCAGGCTGGATCAAGCCAACCTGAAATAGTACCAGCCATGGGGGAAATCTAGGAGCAAGAGGGTCTAAGAGAGAATCACTGTATGAGTAATCTTGGAACCCCTGAAATCTCAAGAAGTCCCCTGATCCAGCCCCCATTTCTTAGGCAGATGTGGTATTGAGTGCCTCATTTATGGTCTCGGTGAAAGAGGAGTTAGTTTACTTGGCCTAAGATCAATACCTAGTTTGGGACCAAGGGAACCTGAGAACCCAGCCTCCTATGTATGTCTTGTTTGGAACATCAAATGCCACTCCCTGGAGGGAAAGTGGCAGAAGTGAGGGCCATGCCTTCCCTAACCCATGACTGGTTTCTGTAAGCCTCCTTTTCAGCCTTTGGCTCACGGCTCCCGTTGGAATTGGGTAGCCTTACCTGGCTGCTGGCAAACCTCAGGGGCCAGGGGCTCTGGAGGATCAAGTTTCAGAGGGGCTACAGGAGGCAGGCCCTGGGACCCATTCATCAGCTGCATGTTCTGAATCTGCATCTCCTCAGCCTCAAACTCCATGAACCTGCAGAAGGTGAGGAAGGCCCAGGCAGTGCTGAGGCCAGAACCTCCAGGAACCCAGGCACCAAGAGGGAGCCCCTCACAGGTGACTGACTAACAGTTCTGAGGAAACCTTACAAGGTCACCACATAGTCCCTTCACCTGCAGTCATCACTTAGGAAGCttgttaagaaaatgaacagTCTAGAGCTGTAAGCTTCTCCAGGACAGAGCCATGATTTCCACTTCTTTTTCATACCCTACCTCACCCAGCCTCAATGAGGGTATGCAGCAGCAATCAATACAGGCTTGTTGAATTCAATCAGGCCTATGCCAGAGCCTGGCAGGATCCCACAAGCGGTCCCTCCTCAAGGCCTCATCTGCCCCTGCCTACAACCATAAAGAATGGCTGAAATCCTGGAGCAGGGCCTGGGGTTGCAATTCAAGGCAGTTCCTACCAGGAGGCAGTGCTGAGATCCAGGAGTCCTGAAGCTGGGACTGGCCCTGGAAGGGTAAATCTAAGAGATAAGGGTCCACAAAAATTGGGGGAGAAAGTGGAAGCTAAGCTTGGAGGAAAGGGTTCATTTTCCTcagagttattttttttaaccaaggagATTATCATGGAGAAATGGGGGATATGAGCCAGGACACCACTCTGGGCATCCAGGAATCTCCCCTGACCAACCTCTTCAAGAACCTGCCCCTCCCTGAGATGACAGGTAAATGATTTCTGTGCCACTCTCTTCAGAGGAGCAGTGGTTCCCAAGGTCTGCATCAATAGTCACTTGCTACCTGGTCAATGAGATACGAAGGAACCGGCCTAATAGAGCTTACCTCCTCCTGTTAGTTCCCTTCAGCATGAATTTTTACACCAAATGGGCTCCAATCCCAGCCTAAGAGCTTCAAGATCAAGGCCCCTATATAATTCAAAATCTGGAGAAGGGAGAGCTTCCAAGAGGAGACAGGACAGAAAAACCCAAGAGTCAGGAGGTGAAAGCAGCAGCAAGGATCCAGGAGACCCTATCCAATCCACACCCCTCCTGGCATCCCCTCTAATAATCACCCATACACCCAAACCCAAGCCTCTCTTACCTGCCCCCCATCCCTTAGCCACACAGCACCCCCGGAGAAGGAGGGTAGGTCCGACTCACTTTTCTGCCATCTCATAAAAGATCATCCGGTCAAAGTTGCTGGTGCGCTCCCACTCCTGCACAGCCCTTGGCAGTCCCTCCTCCAAGGTCATAGTGGGCTTCAGCCGGGCCAGGGAACGAAGCACTGGGCTAAAACCCCCATTGGGTCAGTCACGTTCCACAAGTGTGCCCCCTCATCTACCTCAATATACACCCCCTACCCTTCATCAGATCTATCATGCCCCTCAGTCCGTCACGTCCCACTTCTGATGAGACTTTCAGACCCCCCCACCTCccaaccattcattcatttaccaaaCTGGCCTTTCTTCCCACTGAAATTTACAAATCTCACACAAAGTCAAACAGATGGTTCTCCCCACCTTTTGAAATCAACCATCCTGAATTCTCATAGTGCTCTCCTTAACAAAACattaggaagaaagcacatgttATTAAATTAATGGGATTCATTATAAAGTAGGCTTAACCCTCCCCAAAgtcttgcattttaaaaaaggCACTCACTAACCCAAATGTATCTCTATTTAAAGGTTGTGTGGTGTTTTTACTTGTTGGTTTTTAAGTGTTTTTTGCCTCCGGGATACCCCTCGCAGACAGTCAAATATCAATACTCTTTGAGCTCTTGGTGATTCATGTTCACCCTTCTGACTTCCCACATTACTCTGTCTAGAATCGCCTGAGGAAGCTTGTTATAAATATGGATTATAGCACCCCAGGATCCCAGGACCTGGGCGTTGTACCAGCTTCCCAGGTGACTGTTGCAGCAGCTCCAGACTGCACTTTTGGGGGAGACCCTGCCCAGAGCCCCTGAgccaggaaaggaggaagaggctGGGAGCTGGCAATTCAGCAGTGCAGGCTCAAGAGTCAGAATGTCAGCCTGCCAGGCTCCAAGAGAACTCGGAGCTGTCTGGAGAAAGCAGGGAGCCTGTGAGATGATCTACACCAAGGACTTTGGGGGAGCCTTTCGATTTAGTTACTCAGAGTCAGGGTGGAAAGGGAGATTCCTTTAGGAGTTCAACCACCGGGGGAACAACATTTTAGTCCAGTAAAATGTGGTATGTGTTATGCAGTGGTTTACACAAAATGTTGAGAGTACAGTGCAGTTGAGAGAGGCAGCGGGTCTgggtgggaaaaagagaaaattcctcAGATAGCTAATGACTGCTTCATAAAAACAACAGTTACCCCATGACCCCGGGCTCCTGGGCTAAGCAGCCACTCATAGACATTTTGGCCTTTTGTGagttcttttcctcttctggattgccttttaataataataataatagcagctaccaTTTAATGAGGcattctctgtgccaggcactctgctaaagCACTtcgcatatattaactcatttcatcttctCAGCAATCCTCTGAGGTAAGTATAATCATCCCCTttctagatgagaaaactaagggcAAAGATTAAACATCGGGCCCGGCGTCACAAATCTAGTGAGCGCTGGAGCCTAGGCCATTGACCACGAAGCAAGCGCTACCACCTCCCTATTTCAACTTGAATTCTGAATAAAATCAGAGGCGGTGGAGGAGGTGGCACACACAAGGTCCTCTGCCTGGCCCTGCAGGAATGGGTCAGGGCCCAGCACTCATCCTGGCCAGTTTGCACGGCTCAACTCGATGTCTTGATGCCGGACGGTATGGGAGGACTCTGGCACTTGATGTCAGAGACCTAAATTCCAATCATTGCTCCTCGCTCTATGACACAggaaacctctctgagcttcattcagtcttctcatctattAAATGAAGATTACCATAAAAACGCTTGCCTGAACTCACAAGGATGTGAGGACCCCTGAGACAAGATACCTGCAAAAACATTATAATCTGGGAAGTGGGTAAAGAGGCttattctcctcctcctcctcattattattattacactttTTGTTCTCATAGCATCTCCATCACGCTCATGACCTGCCCTCAAGTATTCCTAAATAGTCTAATCTCTTTTGTCCATCCCAAAGTCCTCCTTATTTAAAGCCCTAGGATAATTCATCTCAGGTCTCCCCACTTACATAAGAAAGCAGGAAAGGGCTTCTGCATCAGGACTTTGGGATAAGTGCCTCCGGGCCAAGGCTTTGTAGCGCTGCCAGCGTCGGAAGTTCTCATAAACACCCTTGGAGGTATAGGAGAGGTCACCCAGCGAGGACTTGGATCGAGCAGCCGCAGGACCTCCTTCCCCGGATGCCCCAAGTGGCCCTGGCCAAGCCTTTTCCTGGGGCACAATGGGGGCCAGTTGGGCAGCTGTTGGTGGAGCCTGAGCAGGAAGGCCTAGGAGGCCCTCCTGGCTCACCCCAACAGGCTTACTGGGCAAAAGGGTCCTCACGTTAGAGGCTGTCATGAATTGAGGGGGAAGACCCTCGGGGCCCCCACAGGCAGCATCTGAGGCAATCCAATTGAGGGCGGTCTGAGCAACGATAAAGTTCTGAGTTTGAGAGGGCTCAGCTGGTGCCTCTTCTGTCTTGACTTTGACAATGACTTTGCCAGCTCCAACCCCACTGGGTCCAGGGCCCCCATCCCCTGTCAGCAACAATGGGCTGGGGAAAGCAGAAAGCACCAGAGGGTTGCCTGGAGAGAAAGCTGAAGGCATGGGGGGCTGTGGAGGTGGCTCCCAAGGTGGTTGGTCTGGTGGGCCAGCAGCTGGTGGGGGAAAGGGAAGTGCAGTGAAAGGAGACCGGGTGGCGCCAGGTTTCATGGTCACATCCGGTCCCGGCAACGGAGATGCTGgtgagacaaagaaaaagagggCATGGAGTAGGAGAAAAGGAGACCAGAAGTCAGATCATCAGAGTTCCACTTTAGTCCCTGAAGAATCAGAGTTCCGATTCTCAACAGGTGAGGGAGGAGATATGGAGAGAGAACTTGTATAGTTTGCAATGTCCCCCAAGTGATCTTGATGTCCCTTACTCCCAGTTAAGAATTATTGCACTAGAGAAGCTGCAATAATTCTTGGACCTATGAGCTCATGCCCCATAACTCATTGCACCCAGCATACAGGTACACCTTTATTCCCATCCATTCCCAACACATTCAAACCACCTGAACCCTACTCCCAGCTGCTCTGTGGTCCCTGCCACCACTCACAGAAGTGTTGTTCCCAGAAGAGGATGTGTGGATTAGATGTTTGGTTCCCAGCACTTCTGTTATATAACAGCCAGGAATGACTGGAGATAAGGGTCAGGAAATGAGCAAGGGCAGGGTGGTGTGGGGAGGGAGGTTTCCAGAGCTTCAAGTAGCTGCTGGACATGTTAAAATTTGGCAATGCAGACTATCTGTGATCCTTCTGCTTGAAGTTCCTAACATCAGAAATTTAGGGCCCACTATGAACAAGGCACTGATAAGGAAGTCCAAAACACAGTACTTGCTGAGGAGGAGCTAAGCGGACTCCAGTCAAAGAGACGAAAGATAAATACACAAAACGTGTACTTAATTAATCAGGACATGTGTCTCCTAGGACTTTTAACAATAACAATAGAAGATCATCTGTCTAATTTCATGCTACTCTCCTCCCCTCTTATAAAGAATATCCCACTGGCAAACTAACAACACTCAGTTTCCGTTTCCAGACCATGAAGGAGACACGGAATATGAGCAAACTCGTCATCTCAACCACAGAGCAGAGGGCCAGGAGTACTCCACCAAGTACGGAACACAAAGAAATGGGTTTGAATGCCTGAGCTCCACAAAAGGTAGAAAAGCTGAGAGCATCTCAGGGAAGCCCCAGCTCTTGTACTGGCTGGAGTGACCCACCTCCCCTGGCCCTGGCGGAGGAATCAAGGAAAACTGCTCCCTGAACTGAGAGAGAAGCCATCTCTGGGGCTGGAAGGAGCCATGAGGCTCTGAGCAGAGGCGCTTATAGTACCTTCCAGTCTAGCTTTCGGGAGGACATTTCTCTACAGACTTGGCAACAGATAACCCCACTGAACAGTTTTCCAGCTAAggcctccaccccccaccccctcagtaAGATCCAGAATGGCCCCAGCTCAATTCTCTCAGGGCAAAATTCTAGAGCACCCTCCGGTTGCCTAAAGAAGACACAGGAACTCGAGGCTTCCCCT is from Diceros bicornis minor isolate mBicDic1 chromosome 5, mDicBic1.mat.cur, whole genome shotgun sequence and encodes:
- the NUTM1 gene encoding NUT family member 1 produces the protein MDYSLGPEPDCLILEASRQPRLAPKPERMASDGTSPLPGPDVTMKPGATRSPFTALPFPPPAAGPPDQPPWEPPPQPPMPSAFSPGNPLVLSAFPSPLLLTGDGGPGPSGVGAGKVIVKVKTEEAPAEPSQTQNFIVAQTALNWIASDAACGGPEGLPPQFMTASNVRTLLPSKPVGVSQEGLLGLPAQAPPTAAQLAPIVPQEKAWPGPLGASGEGGPAAARSKSSLGDLSYTSKGVYENFRRWQRYKALARRHLSQSPDAEALSCFLIPVLRSLARLKPTMTLEEGLPRAVQEWERTSNFDRMIFYEMAEKFMEFEAEEMQIQNMQLMNGSQGLPPVAPLKLDPPEPLAPEVCQQPVYIPKKAASKARAPRRRQRKTQRPLVPEAPKEIPPEAVKEYADIMEGLVGSHLATEESDGKQEEEEQQEEEGMYPDPGLLSYMDELCSQEVFVSKVEAVIHPQFLADLLSPEQQRDPLALIEELEQEEGLNLAQLVQKRLLALEEEDAEAPPSCNGAQSDSSFSVSDEDEDGSGRLRPSPGPRVAGGTIRLGKAASPGKRAREVHGGQDWALDGPRGMHRDGNTLPPSSSWDLQLELAAPQGTRGPLATERRGSGKVTNQISPYQDDHLGGAGSPGHSLVADRTSKSLPICWQDGPQLEIVPSSDAGLAQLAPLQGQGLEKKVVGLQTGQQTGSLAALPQGKELLAVPQEGSSGAMWDDDTGPPLVQTYEQSPSCRATGDRDRDTDRDGASLSPGLWLSSEMDAVVLALPLQIEEVIENFHNGECGTGECRTEHQGGSQALGSRNKISLGPGETTALGDVGSSEIPCAGTDATTALEKRNHCNLPEPLRANSPALNPIENRQQSPEAVQDPSNLRAEGCPPLLETRIGASTLGASQETLLPACQDNILTQDASSFSEASQEAGSRGNSISPLLETTENVNILDVTDACGPQLGVSEDTCPPNFNSYDPQGEGREDTDLAKHKDFAPSPGNQESYAHGTPKSTSPHQGLGSTSPRWGTRDALTLREASPVNETCRSADGAKGKEEEEEEEEDEELSNFAYLLASKLSLSSRGLPLSPRPPSGLPSTGRGVQRASHSLSAEARGLGQPRYPVAKSGKRALVGGPAPAEKRPYLGAELGVSGEKPLALGVVRPSQPRKRRRDGFVTGRRKKRRRSQ